From Camelina sativa cultivar DH55 chromosome 7, Cs, whole genome shotgun sequence, one genomic window encodes:
- the LOC104701545 gene encoding fructokinase-like 2, chloroplastic isoform X1 codes for MLMASLSFTQFLSFPRYNADVPCILHSLGFVKIRGERWNGKQSFSLTSGRRKLSESAPLEEEGDNDGNGAVVGKKSSKGPKRGGARATKKKVVVATDEPLEESSELLVDNDDDVLDKESTVSASKPKTRTRKKAAVAASSSDVEEVKPEKKVRRKRTAKKDKEPEEDLGTNTYDEGSDAEESLAVESTDTESEEEEIDLSKHESEDISHTYGWPPLVCCFGSAQHAFVPWGRPANRLLDYELHERMSDAKWAPEKYIRAPGGCAGGVAIALASLGGKVAFMGKLGDDEYGQAMLYYLNVCNVQTRSVRIDGKRVTACSTMKISKRGRLKSTCIKPCAEDSLSKSEINVDVLKEAKMFYFSSHSLLDKKMMSTTIQAIKISKQLGNVIFYDLNLPLPLWQSSEETKSFIQEVWNLADIIEITKQELEFLCGIEPTEEFDTKNNDISKFVHYPLETVEQLWHENLKVLFVTNGTSKIHYYTKEHNGAVSGMEDPPITPFTRDMSASGDGIVAGLIRMLTVQPDLMNNKGYLERTARYAIECGVVDQWLQAQTRGYPPKDDMEEVDDDDEEDEVESDPDGIRSITEREYRTSKPYDEPDGPYVMKPVEEREYKKLELVGSMFEDGSL; via the exons ATGCTCATGGCGTCTCTCTCCTTCACCCAATTCCTATCGTTCCCCAG GTACAATGCAGATGTACCTTGTATCCTTCACTCACTTGGTTTTGTGAAGATTAGAGGTGAAAGATGGAATGGGAAACAAAGCTTTTCTTTGACTTCTGGTAGGAGAAAGTTATCAGAGTCAGCacctcttgaagaagaaggagataatGATGGGAACGGTGCGGTTGTAGGGAAGAAATCATCTAAAGGTCCTAAGAGAGGCGGTGCTCGAGCAACTAAGAAGAAGGTGGTGGTGGCAACGGATGAACCGTTAGAAGAAAGTTCTGAACTTTTGGtagacaatgatgatgatgttttggATAAGGAAAGCACTGTCTCAGCTTCGAAACCAAAGACAAGAACTAGAAAGAAAG CTGCGgtagcagcttcttcttctgatgtgGAGGAAGTAAAACCCGAGAAGAAAGTGAGACGAAAGAGGACTGCTAAAAAAGATAAGGAACCGGAGGAGGATTTAGGTACTAATACATATGATGAGGGTAGTGATGCTGAGGAATCCTTGGCTGTTGAAAGCACTGATAccgaaagtgaagaagaagagattgatctGAGTAAACATGAAAGTGAAGATATTAGTCACACTTATGGATGGCCTCCTCTTGTGTGTTGCTTTGGATCTGCACAACATGCTTTTGTGCCCTGGGGAAGGCCAGCAAACAGGCTTTTAGATTATGAACTACATGAACGGATGAGCGATGCTAAGTGGGCACCAGAGAAGTATATCAGGGCTCCTGGAGGGTGTGCAGGAGGTGTTGCTATTGCTCTTGCAAGCTTAGGTGGTAAGGTTGCTTTTATGGGAAAACTCGGGGATGATGAGTATGGTCAAGCCATGTTGTATTATCTGAATGTGTGCAACGTCCAAACGAGATCAGTTCGGATTGATGGTAAAAGGGTTACGGCATGTTCTACTATGAAGATCAGCAAGAGAGGTCGCTTGAAATCGACTTGTATCAAGCCCTGTGCAGAGGATTCACTTTCGAAATCTGAAATCAATGTTGATGTCCTCAAAGAG GCAAAAATGTTCTACTTCAGCTCGCATTCTCTGCTCGATAAGAAGATGATGTCAACTACGATACAAGCCATCAAGATATCAAAGCAACTAGGCAACGTCATTTTCTATGACTTGAATCTCCCTTTACCGTTATGGCAATCCAGCGAAGAAACCAAGTCGTTCATACAGGAAGTGTGGAATCTTGCAGACATAATTGAAATCACAAAACAGGAACTGGAATTCTTATGTGGAATCGAGCCAACTGAAGAGTTCGATACAAAAAACAATGACATCAGTAAGTTTGTCCATTATCCGCTGGAAACTGTGGAACAGCTTTGGCATGAAAATCTCAAGGTCTTGTTTGTGACCAATGGCACTTCTAAGATCCATTACTATACCAAAGAGCACAATGGTGCTGTTTCCGGGATGGAGGATCCTCCCATTACTCCTTTTACAAGGGATATGTCAGCATCTGGAGATGGCATAGTTGCAG GTCTAATAAGAATGCTTACGGTTCAGCCAGATCTTATGAACAACAAAGGTTACCTGGAACGCACAGCTAGATATGCAATTGAGTGTGGGGTTGTTGATCAATGGTTGCAGGCACAAACCCGTGGATATCCTCCAAAGGATGACATGGAAgaagtagatgatgatgatgaagaagatgaagtggaATCAGATCCAGACGGTATAAGGTCAATAACAGAGAGGGAATACCGAACCTCAAAGCCCTATGATGAACCAGATGGTCCATACGTAATGAAACCGGTAGAAGAAAGGGAATACAAGAAGTTAGAGCTTGTTGGTTCAATGTTTGAAGATGGTAGTTTATGA
- the LOC104701546 gene encoding uncharacterized protein LOC104701546 — protein sequence MARYQSLIVAALFRLRASRRFTSPATCFSVSSFSSSLLFPKTTNLFLPRSFPFSSSVSTFSSSSSSSPSPATGRPPKTAGSNDGEEDTFEYKTTDDVEVIEDWEEEEEEGVESQLGDGGDGGGVVLRGVPWGERALSIAAEVLKQSEKDLELFAFKTSPRGYIYVRLDKLSNEYGCPTMDELEEFSREFKKRLDDAGAANVVPEDLALEVSSPGAERLLRVPEDLPRFKMAMTVSYVEETNSRTAVKSAVFLLESIDAESDKCVWKLADVRENRDPESKGRPLSRKQKDLRITLPFTAHRKISLYLD from the exons ATGGCGAGATACCAAAGTCTGATTGTAGCTGCTTTGTTTCGACTTCGAGCTTCTCGCCGTTTTACCTCACCGGCGACTTGCTTCTCCGTTagttccttttcttcttccttactTTTTCCAAAGACGACcaatctctttcttcctcgcTCTTTTCCCTTCTCTTCTTCGGTCTCTAcgttttcttcttcgtcgtcttcgtctccTTCTCCAGCTACAGGTCGACCGCCGAAAACCGCCGGTAGTAATGACGGCGAAGAAGACACTTTTGAAT ATAAAACAACTGATGATGTAGAGGTCATAGAAgattgggaagaagaagaagaagagggagttGAATCACAG CTTGGCGATGGAGGAGATGGTGGTGGAGTTGTTCTTCGAGGTGTGCCATGGGGTGAAAGAGCTCTCTCTATTGCTGCAGAAGTTTTGAAGCAGTCTGAGAAAGATTTGGAATTGTTTGCTTTCAAAACTTCACCCCGTGGATATATATACGTCAGACTAGACAAACTCTCAAATGA ATATGGATGTCCTACCATGGATGAGCTTGAAGAATTTAGTCGAGAATTCAAGAAAAGACTAGATGATGCTGGGGCTGCAAACGTTGTCCCAGAGGATCTAGCCCTTGAG GTGTCATCTCCAGGAGCAGAGAGGCTGCTGAGAGTCCCAGAAGACTTGCCACGATTTAAGATGGCAATGACAGTAAGCTATGTAGAGGAAACAAACTCGAGGACAGCAGTAAAGAGTGCGGTGTTTCTCTTGGAGTCTATAGATGCAGAATCTGATAAATGTGTCTGGAAATTAGCAGATGTAAGGGAGAACAGAGATCCCGAAAGCAAAGGCAGACCGTTGAGCCGGAAACAAAAGGACCTGAGAATCACACTGCCTTTCACAGCTCACAGGAAGATAAGTCTCTACCTAGATTAG
- the LOC104701547 gene encoding serine/threonine-protein kinase PAK 1-like, which produces MDHNNSPRSRRSRKPEPKPDIYSTFVVHSDSDSDQGGDRDKRKSKPEEDENVDLYATMVYKGDSDGGGGDEDDEDDSMLPPLLKRLPKDFGGGASLDYDEDDGDETGDFGTMIVKTDRSSSRSKNSPYSSNPRIGVSPRRRGGDEESSDEEEEEEEEDDDDDDEDDGDYGTFVVKPKAKKGKSKEKEIDMSTMGRAVASMQKSNFGGKTRKSDPSSSSSKLQGEDNRKMQQQNSKMSTTSLPDSITREDPTTKYEFLNELGKGSYGSVYKARDLKTSEIVAVKVISLTEGEEGYEEIRGEIEMLQQCNHPNVVRYLGSYQGEDYLWIVMEYCGGGSVADLMNVTEEALEEYQIAYICREALKGLAYLHSIYKVHRDIKGGNILLTEQGEVKLGDFGVAAQLTRTMSKRNTFIGTPHWMAPEVIQENRYDGKVDVWALGVSAIEMAEGLPPRSAVHPMRVLFMISIEPAPMLEDKEKWSLVFHDFVAKCLTKEPRLRPTAAEMLKHKFVERCKTGASAMSPKIEKSRQIRASMALQAQNVVAPSDDSSTLGPKSSEEFGITVPAKPPQNSTEAPLTSTLNRQYVSGEGGDFGTMIVHGEDETDESDSRSQLVREKESSSSQVEGVSGGFPGEELPDSWSHDKKNLLVTNVPVEDSTSQSKQASSSHEHKTKLNNISGTHTVGGSDASETVGRKAFALQDKLWSIYAAGNTVPIPFLRATDISPIALLSENMIGGMQQDGNGTVAVEALQELFTSDPQSKKGRRGQNEMPLPPSVYQRLTTSSSLMNLAQVLAYHRACYEEMPLQELQATQEQQTIQNLCDTLRTILRL; this is translated from the exons ATGGATCATAATAACTCGCCGAGATCTCGTCGGAGCCGGAAACCGGAGCCTAAACCGGACATATACTCAACTTTCGTAGTCCACTCCGACTCCGATTCTGACCAAGGTGGAGATCGAGACAAACGCAAATCCAAACCTGAGGAAGACGAGAATGTTGATTTATACGCAACGATGGTTTACAAAGGCGATAGTGACGGAGGAggaggtgatgaagatgatgaagacgatTCTATGCTTCCTCCTCTTCTCAAGCGTCTTCCCAAAGATTTCGGAGGCGGCGCCTCGCTCGATTACGATGAAGACGACGGTGATGAAACCGGAGATTTCGGTACGATGATTGTGAAAACAGATCGGAGTAGTAGTCGTAGTAAGAACAGTCCGTATTCGTCTAATCCGCGAATTGGAGTTAGTCCTAGGAGGAGAGGCGGAGATGAGGAATCTTCcgatgaggaagaggaggaggaagaagaagatgatgatgatgacgatgaagatgacgGAGACTACGGTACGTTTGTTGTGAAACCTAAGGCTAAAAAGGGAAAGAGTAAAGAGAAGGAGATTGATATGTCAACTATGGGAAGAGCTGTGGCGAGTATGCAGAAGTCAAATTTTGGTGGTAAGACTCGGAAATCGgatccttcctcttcttcttctaagctTCAAGGTGAAGATAATCGGAAAATGCAGCAGCAGAACAGTAAGATGTCAACCACGTCTCTTCCTGATAGCATTACTAGAGAAGATCCAACCACCAAATACGAATTCCTCAATGAACTTG GGAAAGGATCATATGGATCTGTCTACAAGGCAAGAGATTTGAAAACGTCGGAGATTGTTGCGGTGAAAGTCATATCACTTACCGAAGGG gaGGAGGGCTATGAAGAGATCCGGGGAGAAATTGAGATGTTGCAGCAGTGTAACCATCCAAATGTTGTCCGTTACCTTGGGAGTTACCAGGGAGAAGATTATCTTTGG ATAGTGATGGAGTATTGTGGAGGTGGAAGTGTTGCTGATCTTATGAATGTTACCGAGGAGGCGTTGGAGGAGTATCAGATAGCATATATATGTCGGGAGGCGTTGAAG GGCCTTGCATACTTGCACTCAATATACAAAGTCCATAGAGATATAAAGGGTGGAAATATCTTGTTGACCGAACAAGGAGAGGTCAAGTTGG GTGACTTTGGGGTTGCAGCTCAACTTACGCGGACTATGTCCAAGCGAAACACG TTCATTGGGACTCCACACTGGATGGCCCCGGAGGTTATTCAGGAAAATCGTTATGATGGGAAG GTGGATGTATGGGCTCTTGGTGTTTCAGCAATTGAGATGGCAGAG GGGCTTCCTCCAAGATCAGCAGTTCATCCGATGAGG GTTTTGTTTATGATATCCATCGAGCCAGCTCCAATGCTTGAGGATAAAGAAAAATG GTCCCTGGTCTTCCATGATTTTGTTGCAAAATGCCTTACAAAGGAACCACGTCTTCGCCCAACTGCAGCTGAGATGCTTAAG CACAAATTTGTTGAGAGATGTAAAACTGGGGCTTCTGCAATGTCGCCAAAGATTGAGAAGTCAAGACAAATCAGAGCTTCCATGGCTCTTCAAGCGCAAAATGTTGTCGCACCTTCAGACGACTCT TCAACACTGGGTCCAAAATCAAGTGAAGAGTTTGGAATTACTGTTCCAGCTAAACCTCCTCAAAATTCCACCGAAGCACCTTTAACCAGCACCCTGAATCGGCAGTATGTATCTGGAGAAG GTGGTGACTTTGGAACTATGATTGTTCATGGTGAGGATGAGACAGACGAGAGTGACTCCAGATCTCAACTTGTCAGAGAGAAGGAATCTTCATCGTCTCAGGTTGAAGGTGTTTCTGGCGGATTCCCAGGAGAAGAATTACCTGACTCATG GAGCcacgacaaaaaaaatcttcttgtTACCAATGTTCCAGTTGAAGATTCAACTTCACAGAGCAAGCAAGCAAGTTCATCTCATGAGCATAAAACCAAGCTGAATAATATATCTGGAACACATACAGTAGGAGGCAGTGATGCAAGTGAAACTGTTGGCAGGAAAGCTTTTGCATTGCAAGATAAG CTATGGTCTATTTACGCAGCTGGAAACACGGTACCGATACCATTCTTGAGAGCAACAGATATATCCCCGATTGCACTCTTATCAGAGAACATGATTGGAGGCATGCAACAAGATGGGAATGGAACTGTAGCCGTTGAAGCACTTCAGGAGCTCTTCACTTCTGATCCGCAATCCAAAAAGGGCCGACGTGGACAAAACGAG ATGCCTCTTCCTCCAAGCGTATACCAAAGACTGACTACAAGCTCTTCTCTGATGAACCTTGCACAAGTTTTAGCATACCACAGAGC GTGTTACGAAGAAATGCCGCTGCAGGAACTGCAAGCAACTCAGGAGCAGCAAACGATACAGAATCTCTGCGATACTCTTCGCACAATTCTCCGCCTGTAA
- the LOC104701548 gene encoding protein SPIRAL1-like 2 gives MGRGVSAGGGQSSLGYLFGSGEAPKPVAVNKAPAETQISAPAPPPQAAAPKTVDSTKQVPAGLNSNSSNNYMRSEGQNTGNFITDRPSTKVHSAPGGGSSLDYLFGGGSN, from the exons ATGGGTCGTGGAGTTAGTGCAGGTGGAGGGCAGAGTTCTTTGGGGTATCTTTTTGGTAGTGGAGAAGCTCCAAAGCCAGTAGCCGTTAACAAAGCTCCAGCTGAAACTCAAATATCTGCTCCTGCTCCACCTCCTCAAGCCGCTGCTCCAAAGACTGTTGATAGCACCAAACAAGTGCCTGCTGGTCTCAATAGCAACTCCTCAAACAATTACATGCGCTCAGAAGGACAGAACACAGGAAACTTCATCACG gaccGGCCATCGACCAAGGTTCATTCTGCTCCAGGAGGTGGCTCGTCTTTGGATTACCTCTTCGGTGGTGGTAGCAACTAG
- the LOC104701545 gene encoding fructokinase-like 2, chloroplastic isoform X2: MLMASLSFTQFLSFPRYNADVPCILHSLGFVKIRGERWNGKQSFSLTSGRRKLSESAPLEEEGDNDGNGAVVGKKSSKGPKRGGARATKKKVVVATDEPLEESSELLVDNDDDVLDKESTVSASKPKTRTRKKAAVAASSSDVEEVKPEKKVRRKRTAKKDKEPEEDLGTNTYDEGSDAEESLAVESTDTESEEEEIDLSKHESEDISHTYGWPPLVCCFGSAQHAFVPWGRPANRLLDYELHERMSDAKWAPEKYIRAPGGCAGGVAIALASLGGKVAFMGKLGDDEYGQAMLYYLNVCNVQTRSVRIDGKRVTACSTMKISKRGRLKSTCIKPCAEDSLSKSEINVDVLKEAKMFYFSSHSLLDKKMMSTTIQAIKISKQLGNVIFYDLNLPLPLWQSSEETKSFIQEVWNLADIIEITKQELEFLCGIEPTEEFDTKNNDISKFVHYPLETVEQLWHENLKVLFVTNGTSKIHYYTKEHNGAVSGMEDPPITPFTRDMSASGDGIVAGLIRMLTVQPDLMNNKGYLERTARYAIECGVVDQWLQAQTRGYPPKDDMEEVDDDDEEDEVESDPDGIRSITEREYRTSKPYDEPDGPYVMKPVEEREYKKLELVGSMFEDGSL, translated from the exons ATGCTCATGGCGTCTCTCTCCTTCACCCAATTCCTATCGTTCCCCAG GTACAATGCAGATGTACCTTGTATCCTTCACTCACTTGGTTTTGTGAAGATTAGAGGTGAAAGATGGAATGGGAAACAAAGCTTTTCTTTGACTTCTGGTAGGAGAAAGTTATCAGAGTCAGCacctcttgaagaagaaggagataatGATGGGAACGGTGCGGTTGTAGGGAAGAAATCATCTAAAGGTCCTAAGAGAGGCGGTGCTCGAGCAACTAAGAAGAAGGTGGTGGTGGCAACGGATGAACCGTTAGAAGAAAGTTCTGAACTTTTGGtagacaatgatgatgatgttttggATAAGGAAAGCACTGTCTCAGCTTCGAAACCAAAGACAAGAACTAGAAAGAAAG CTGCGgtagcagcttcttcttctgatgtgGAGGAAGTAAAACCCGAGAAGAAAGTGAGACGAAAGAGGACTGCTAAAAAAGATAAGGAACCGGAGGAGGATTTAGGTACTAATACATATGATGAGGGTAGTGATGCTGAGGAATCCTTGGCTGTTGAAAGCACTGATAccgaaagtgaagaagaagagattgatctGAGTAAACATGAAAGTGAAGATATTAGTCACACTTATGGATGGCCTCCTCTTGTGTGTTGCTTTGGATCTGCACAACATGCTTTTGTGCCCTGGGGAAGGCCAGCAAACAGGCTTTTAGATTATGAACTACATGAACGGATGAGCGATGCTAAGTGGGCACCAGAGAAGTATATCAGGGCTCCTGGAGGGTGTGCAGGAGGTGTTGCTATTGCTCTTGCAAGCTTAGGTGGTAAGGTTGCTTTTATGGGAAAACTCGGGGATGATGAGTATGGTCAAGCCATGTTGTATTATCTGAATGTGTGCAACGTCCAAACGAGATCAGTTCGGATTGATGGTAAAAGGGTTACGGCATGTTCTACTATGAAGATCAGCAAGAGAGGTCGCTTGAAATCGACTTGTATCAAGCCCTGTGCAGAGGATTCACTTTCGAAATCTGAAATCAATGTTGATGTCCTCAAAGAG GCAAAAATGTTCTACTTCAGCTCGCATTCTCTGCTCGATAAGAAG ATGATGTCAACTACGATACAAGCCATCAAGATATCAAAGCAACTAGGCAATGTCATTTTCTATGACTTGAATCTCCCTTTACCGTTATGGCAATCCAGCGAAGAAACCAAGTCGTTCATACAGGAAGTGTGGAATCTTGCAGACATAATTGAAATCACAAAACAGGAACTGGAATTCTTATGTGGAATCGAGCCAACTGAAGAGTTCGATACAAAAAACAATGACATCAGTAAGTTTGTCCATTATCCGCTGGAAACTGTGGAACAGCTTTGGCATGAAAATCTCAAGGTCTTGTTTGTGACCAATGGCACTTCTAAGATCCATTACTACACCAAAGAGCACAATGGTGCTGTTTCCGGAATGGAGGATCCTCCCATTACTCCTTTTACAAGGGATATGTCAGCATCTGGAGATGGCATAGTTGCAG GTCTAATAAGAATGCTTACGGTTCAGCCAGATCTTATGAACAACAAAGGTTACCTGGAACGCACAGCTAGATATGCAATTGAGTGTGGGGTTGTTGATCAATGGTTGCAGGCACAAACCCGTGGATATCCTCCAAAGGATGACATGGAAgaagtagatgatgatgatgaagaagatgaagtggaATCAGATCCAGACGGTATAAGGTCAATAACAGAGAGGGAATACCGAACCTCAAAGCCCTATGATGAACCAGATGGTCCATACGTAATGAAACCGGTAGAAGAAAGGGAATACAAGAAGTTAGAGCTTGTTGGTTCAATGTTTGAAGATGGTAGTTTATGA
- the LOC104701545 gene encoding fructokinase-like 2, chloroplastic isoform X3, giving the protein MLMASLSFTQFLSFPRYNADVPCILHSLGFVKIRGERWNGKQSFSLTSGRRKLSESAPLEEEGDNDGNGAVVGKKSSKGPKRGGARATKKKVVVATDEPLEESSELLVDNDDDVLDKESTVSASKPKTRTRKKASSSDVEEVKPEKKVRRKRTAKKDKEPEEDLGTNTYDEGSDAEESLAVESTDTESEEEEIDLSKHESEDISHTYGWPPLVCCFGSAQHAFVPWGRPANRLLDYELHERMSDAKWAPEKYIRAPGGCAGGVAIALASLGGKVAFMGKLGDDEYGQAMLYYLNVCNVQTRSVRIDGKRVTACSTMKISKRGRLKSTCIKPCAEDSLSKSEINVDVLKEAKMFYFSSHSLLDKKMMSTTIQAIKISKQLGNVIFYDLNLPLPLWQSSEETKSFIQEVWNLADIIEITKQELEFLCGIEPTEEFDTKNNDISKFVHYPLETVEQLWHENLKVLFVTNGTSKIHYYTKEHNGAVSGMEDPPITPFTRDMSASGDGIVAGLIRMLTVQPDLMNNKGYLERTARYAIECGVVDQWLQAQTRGYPPKDDMEEVDDDDEEDEVESDPDGIRSITEREYRTSKPYDEPDGPYVMKPVEEREYKKLELVGSMFEDGSL; this is encoded by the exons ATGCTCATGGCGTCTCTCTCCTTCACCCAATTCCTATCGTTCCCCAG GTACAATGCAGATGTACCTTGTATCCTTCACTCACTTGGTTTTGTGAAGATTAGAGGTGAAAGATGGAATGGGAAACAAAGCTTTTCTTTGACTTCTGGTAGGAGAAAGTTATCAGAGTCAGCacctcttgaagaagaaggagataatGATGGGAACGGTGCGGTTGTAGGGAAGAAATCATCTAAAGGTCCTAAGAGAGGCGGTGCTCGAGCAACTAAGAAGAAGGTGGTGGTGGCAACGGATGAACCGTTAGAAGAAAGTTCTGAACTTTTGGtagacaatgatgatgatgttttggATAAGGAAAGCACTGTCTCAGCTTCGAAACCAAAGACAAGAACTAGAAAGAAAG cttcttcttctgatgtgGAGGAAGTAAAACCCGAGAAGAAAGTGAGACGAAAGAGGACTGCTAAAAAAGATAAGGAACCGGAGGAGGATTTAGGTACTAATACATATGATGAGGGTAGTGATGCTGAGGAATCCTTGGCTGTTGAAAGCACTGATAccgaaagtgaagaagaagagattgatctGAGTAAACATGAAAGTGAAGATATTAGTCACACTTATGGATGGCCTCCTCTTGTGTGTTGCTTTGGATCTGCACAACATGCTTTTGTGCCCTGGGGAAGGCCAGCAAACAGGCTTTTAGATTATGAACTACATGAACGGATGAGCGATGCTAAGTGGGCACCAGAGAAGTATATCAGGGCTCCTGGAGGGTGTGCAGGAGGTGTTGCTATTGCTCTTGCAAGCTTAGGTGGTAAGGTTGCTTTTATGGGAAAACTCGGGGATGATGAGTATGGTCAAGCCATGTTGTATTATCTGAATGTGTGCAACGTCCAAACGAGATCAGTTCGGATTGATGGTAAAAGGGTTACGGCATGTTCTACTATGAAGATCAGCAAGAGAGGTCGCTTGAAATCGACTTGTATCAAGCCCTGTGCAGAGGATTCACTTTCGAAATCTGAAATCAATGTTGATGTCCTCAAAGAG GCAAAAATGTTCTACTTCAGCTCGCATTCTCTGCTCGATAAGAAGATGATGTCAACTACGATACAAGCCATCAAGATATCAAAGCAACTAGGCAACGTCATTTTCTATGACTTGAATCTCCCTTTACCGTTATGGCAATCCAGCGAAGAAACCAAGTCGTTCATACAGGAAGTGTGGAATCTTGCAGACATAATTGAAATCACAAAACAGGAACTGGAATTCTTATGTGGAATCGAGCCAACTGAAGAGTTCGATACAAAAAACAATGACATCAGTAAGTTTGTCCATTATCCGCTGGAAACTGTGGAACAGCTTTGGCATGAAAATCTCAAGGTCTTGTTTGTGACCAATGGCACTTCTAAGATCCATTACTATACCAAAGAGCACAATGGTGCTGTTTCCGGGATGGAGGATCCTCCCATTACTCCTTTTACAAGGGATATGTCAGCATCTGGAGATGGCATAGTTGCAG GTCTAATAAGAATGCTTACGGTTCAGCCAGATCTTATGAACAACAAAGGTTACCTGGAACGCACAGCTAGATATGCAATTGAGTGTGGGGTTGTTGATCAATGGTTGCAGGCACAAACCCGTGGATATCCTCCAAAGGATGACATGGAAgaagtagatgatgatgatgaagaagatgaagtggaATCAGATCCAGACGGTATAAGGTCAATAACAGAGAGGGAATACCGAACCTCAAAGCCCTATGATGAACCAGATGGTCCATACGTAATGAAACCGGTAGAAGAAAGGGAATACAAGAAGTTAGAGCTTGTTGGTTCAATGTTTGAAGATGGTAGTTTATGA